From a region of the Candidatus Pantoea bituminis genome:
- a CDS encoding PTS mannose/fructose/sorbose transporter subunit IIC, with product MEISALQIVLIFIVACIAGMGSILDEFQFHRPLVACTLIGAVLGDMKTGIIIGGTLEMIALGWMNIGAAVAPDAALASIISTILVIAGGQSVGAGIALAIPLAAAGQVLTIIVRTLTVAFQHAADKAAEKGNLTAISWIHVSALLLQAMRIAIPALIVAISVGTSAVHALLSSIPEVVTNGLNIAGGMIVVVGYAMVINMMRAGYLMPFFYLGFVTAAFTNFNLVALGVIGVVMAVLYIQLSPKYNRVAGAPAAGPSANDLDNELD from the coding sequence ATGGAAATATCCGCACTACAAATTGTTTTAATATTTATCGTCGCCTGTATTGCCGGTATGGGGTCCATTCTTGATGAGTTTCAATTTCACCGTCCGCTGGTGGCTTGTACTTTGATTGGTGCCGTGCTGGGCGATATGAAAACCGGGATCATTATCGGCGGTACGCTGGAGATGATTGCACTGGGTTGGATGAACATTGGGGCCGCCGTAGCGCCTGACGCCGCCCTCGCCTCAATTATCTCCACCATACTGGTTATTGCCGGTGGTCAAAGCGTGGGTGCGGGTATCGCACTGGCCATTCCGCTAGCGGCTGCTGGACAAGTTCTGACGATTATTGTTCGTACTCTTACCGTAGCCTTTCAACATGCTGCTGACAAAGCAGCAGAGAAAGGTAATCTCACGGCTATATCGTGGATCCACGTCTCGGCCTTGCTGTTACAAGCAATGCGTATTGCCATTCCTGCGTTGATCGTGGCGATTTCAGTCGGCACCAGTGCGGTTCATGCATTACTCAGCTCCATCCCTGAAGTGGTCACCAACGGCTTGAACATCGCCGGTGGCATGATCGTGGTCGTAGGTTATGCGATGGTCATTAATATGATGCGCGCAGGCTACCTGATGCCGTTCTTCTATCTGGGTTTCGTTACTGCGGCTTTCACCAACTTCAACCTGGTCGCGCTGGGCGTGATTGGCGTTGTGATGGCGGTGCTGTATATCCAGCTTAGTCCTAAATATAACCGCGTGGCCGGTGCGCCTGCCGCAGGTCCGTCAGCTAATGACCTCGACAACGAACTTGATTAA